From the genome of Oscillatoria sp. FACHB-1407, one region includes:
- a CDS encoding UDP-N-acetylmuramoyl-tripeptide--D-alanyl-D-alanine ligase — protein sequence MTCHVSPAQLVEILQATPLNYLSRDQMTIAARITTDSRALQAGEVFLALRGETFDGHTFVQQAIEQGAITAVVDHVVSGAEALPLLVVKDTLVAYQAIAHWWRNRFTIPLIAVTGSVGKTTTKELIAAVLATQGTVFKTYGNFNNEIGVPKTLLDLSENHDYAVIEMGMRGLGEIALLSQIARPDIAVITNVGTAHIGRLGSEQAIATAKCELLAEMPVTGVAVLNHDNARLTATAAQVWQGKTLTYGLEGGDIHGQLLDPQTLVVEGMTFPLPLPGRHNALNYLAALTVANVLGIDWSPLMKGVTVELPKGRARRYDLPQDVVLLDETYNAGLESMLASLHLLSQTSGRRRIAVLGTMKELGERSPEFHHQVGVAVRDLNLDHLLILADEEESQAMAKGANPTPTEQLSSHDEVVERLLSLIKPGDRVLLKASRAVGLDQVVDRVRETWIQQSS from the coding sequence ATGACCTGTCACGTTTCCCCGGCTCAACTGGTTGAGATTCTCCAAGCCACACCCCTGAATTATTTATCGCGTGATCAAATGACGATTGCAGCCCGGATCACCACGGATAGCCGAGCGTTGCAAGCGGGGGAAGTGTTTCTGGCATTGCGGGGTGAAACCTTTGATGGGCATACCTTTGTGCAACAGGCAATTGAACAAGGAGCGATCACTGCGGTTGTCGATCACGTCGTCTCTGGTGCAGAAGCCCTACCGCTACTGGTTGTAAAAGATACTCTGGTAGCGTATCAGGCGATCGCCCACTGGTGGCGCAACCGCTTTACAATTCCTTTAATTGCGGTCACAGGGTCAGTCGGCAAAACCACCACTAAAGAGCTGATTGCAGCGGTTTTAGCCACTCAAGGCACCGTCTTTAAAACGTACGGAAACTTTAACAATGAGATTGGGGTACCCAAAACGCTACTCGACCTGAGCGAGAATCACGACTATGCCGTGATTGAGATGGGAATGCGAGGGCTGGGGGAAATCGCGTTGTTGAGCCAGATTGCGCGTCCTGACATCGCTGTCATTACCAACGTAGGGACAGCCCATATTGGTCGGTTGGGATCAGAGCAGGCGATCGCTACCGCTAAATGTGAGCTTTTAGCCGAGATGCCAGTGACCGGAGTTGCCGTGTTGAACCATGACAATGCTCGCTTAACGGCAACAGCAGCACAGGTATGGCAGGGTAAAACTCTGACCTATGGACTGGAAGGGGGAGACATTCACGGACAATTGCTCGATCCTCAAACCCTCGTTGTGGAAGGGATGACCTTTCCATTGCCTTTACCGGGACGCCACAATGCTTTGAATTATCTAGCAGCGTTAACGGTTGCCAACGTCTTGGGTATCGATTGGTCGCCTTTAATGAAAGGGGTCACCGTGGAATTACCGAAAGGACGAGCCCGCCGATACGACTTGCCGCAAGATGTCGTGCTTCTCGATGAAACGTATAACGCTGGCCTGGAATCCATGCTGGCATCGTTGCACCTGCTATCCCAAACATCAGGTCGCCGACGGATTGCCGTGTTGGGGACGATGAAAGAACTGGGGGAGCGATCGCCCGAATTTCATCATCAGGTAGGGGTAGCCGTGCGTGACCTGAATCTTGATCATCTGCTGATTTTGGCGGATGAGGAGGAGAGTCAAGCCATGGCAAAGGGTGCCAATCCGACCCCTACAGAGCAATTGTCAAGTCACGATGAAGTTGTGGAAAGATTACTGAGTTTGATCAAACCGGGCGATCGCGTCTTGTTAAAAGCTTCACGGGCAGTTGGGTTGGATCAGGTGGTTGATCGCGTTCGGGAAACGTGGATACAACAATCCAGTTAA
- the rpsU gene encoding 30S ribosomal protein S21: MTQVVLGENEGIESALRRFKRQVSKAGILADVKSHRHFETPLEKRKRKAVMARRKRRFR, from the coding sequence ATGACCCAAGTGGTCTTAGGTGAAAACGAAGGAATTGAGTCCGCTCTACGACGATTTAAGCGTCAAGTTTCTAAGGCAGGCATCTTGGCAGATGTAAAAAGCCATCGCCATTTTGAGACTCCCCTAGAAAAGCGCAAGCGTAAGGCAGTCATGGCACGCCGTAAGCGTCGCTTCCGCTAA